From Amycolatopsis sp. YIM 10, the proteins below share one genomic window:
- a CDS encoding cupin domain-containing protein translates to MTKHIIHAATAELVTTPGGAFHLLADAAHTGGALGANRLVLGVGAAGAKTHYHAKSTELFYVLDGVAEFVLGDEHATVSGGDLVIVPPGLPHAFGAAPGHPADLLVVLTPGVDRFGYFRHLGRIQRGEAEFTELHAEDYDVHFVLDQRS, encoded by the coding sequence ATGACCAAGCACATCATCCACGCCGCCACCGCCGAACTCGTCACCACGCCCGGCGGCGCGTTCCACCTGCTCGCCGACGCCGCCCACACCGGCGGCGCGCTCGGCGCCAACCGCCTCGTGCTCGGCGTGGGAGCCGCCGGAGCCAAAACGCACTACCACGCGAAATCCACCGAGCTGTTCTACGTGCTCGACGGTGTGGCGGAGTTCGTGCTCGGCGACGAGCACGCCACGGTTTCCGGCGGCGACCTGGTGATCGTGCCGCCCGGCCTGCCGCACGCGTTCGGCGCCGCCCCGGGACACCCGGCCGACCTGCTCGTCGTGCTCACTCCCGGTGTCGACCGGTTCGGGTACTTCCGGCACTTGGGCCGGATCCAGCGCGGTGAAGCCGAATTCACCGAGCTGCACGCCGAGGACTACGACGTGCACTTCGTCCTGGATCAGCGGTCGTAG
- a CDS encoding DUF6069 family protein, which yields MSDYNAPHARDDRPGVDAGRLWAGGIATAVVAALLAIVGLLIARGLFEVEVLAPEGEGIWGNASTPYYAVTAAVVALLATGLMHLLSVATPAPGQFFGWIMALVTLIAVVLPLTLTVDLGAKVATALINLVLGLVIGVIVHNMAVNARTLHRRKRATDPQAPTRQWNQPPPTTYYDR from the coding sequence ATGTCCGACTACAACGCACCGCACGCGCGCGATGACCGGCCAGGGGTCGACGCGGGCCGGTTGTGGGCCGGCGGCATCGCCACCGCGGTGGTGGCCGCCCTGCTGGCGATCGTCGGCCTGCTGATCGCGCGCGGCCTGTTCGAGGTCGAAGTGCTCGCGCCGGAGGGCGAGGGGATCTGGGGCAACGCGAGCACGCCCTACTACGCGGTCACCGCGGCCGTGGTGGCGTTGCTGGCCACCGGGCTGATGCACCTGCTCAGCGTGGCCACCCCGGCACCGGGCCAGTTCTTCGGCTGGATCATGGCGCTGGTGACGCTGATCGCGGTGGTGCTGCCGTTGACGCTGACCGTCGACCTTGGCGCCAAGGTGGCCACCGCGTTGATCAACCTGGTGCTCGGGCTGGTGATCGGTGTGATCGTGCACAACATGGCGGTGAACGCGCGCACGCTGCACCGCCGCAAGCGCGCCACCGATCCGCAGGCACCGACCCGGCAGTGGAACCAGCCGCCGCCGACCACCTACTACGACCGCTGA
- a CDS encoding helix-turn-helix domain-containing protein — protein sequence MAKAAGPSVAVLAYQGMSAFETGIVTEVFGLEWRGFGVPWYRLKICAEQPGPVRMIGGATLETPYGLDDFTDADTLVVPSVADPAADPSPELVAALRRAYRRGTRIVSICSGAFALAGAGLLDGRRATTHWRYADLLASRFPQVEVDPNPLYVEDSGVFTSAGCAAGLDLCLHLVRADFGAAVANSVARHLVIPPHRDGGQAQYIEAPMAPDPDNDHVARSMAWALEHLAEPITVAKLAEIAAMSARTYLRHFLRATGTSPIRWLIAQRVQASLPLLETTDTPIERIATAVGFDTAVTFRHHFAAAMRIAPSAYRRTFGVREEISA from the coding sequence ATGGCGAAAGCAGCAGGTCCCAGCGTCGCGGTACTGGCGTACCAGGGCATGTCCGCGTTCGAGACCGGCATCGTGACCGAGGTGTTCGGGCTCGAATGGCGGGGTTTCGGGGTGCCCTGGTACCGGCTGAAGATCTGCGCCGAGCAGCCGGGCCCGGTGCGGATGATCGGCGGCGCCACCCTGGAAACCCCGTACGGCCTCGACGACTTCACCGACGCCGACACGCTGGTCGTGCCGAGCGTGGCCGATCCCGCCGCCGATCCGTCGCCCGAGCTGGTCGCCGCGCTGCGGCGGGCCTACCGCCGCGGCACGCGGATCGTGTCGATCTGCTCCGGTGCCTTCGCGCTGGCCGGGGCGGGCCTGCTGGACGGGCGGCGGGCGACCACGCACTGGCGTTACGCCGATCTGCTCGCCAGCCGGTTCCCCCAGGTCGAGGTGGACCCGAACCCGTTGTACGTGGAGGACAGCGGGGTGTTCACCAGCGCGGGCTGCGCGGCCGGCCTGGACCTGTGCCTGCACCTGGTCCGCGCCGACTTCGGGGCCGCGGTGGCGAACTCGGTGGCCAGGCACCTGGTCATCCCGCCGCACCGCGACGGCGGGCAGGCGCAGTACATCGAGGCGCCGATGGCCCCCGATCCGGACAACGACCACGTGGCGCGCAGCATGGCCTGGGCGCTGGAGCACCTGGCCGAGCCGATCACCGTGGCCAAGCTGGCCGAGATCGCCGCCATGTCCGCGCGCACCTACCTGCGGCACTTCCTGCGCGCCACCGGGACCAGCCCGATCCGCTGGCTGATCGCCCAGCGCGTGCAGGCCAGCCTGCCGCTGCTGGAGACCACCGACACCCCGATCGAGCGGATCGCCACCGCGGTCGGCTTCGACACCGCGGTGACCTTCCGGCACCACTTCGCCGCCGCGATGCGGATCGCGCCGTCGGCCTACCGCCGCACGTTCGGCGTCCGTGAGGAGATCAGCGCATGA